One window from the genome of Salvia miltiorrhiza cultivar Shanhuang (shh) chromosome 7, IMPLAD_Smil_shh, whole genome shotgun sequence encodes:
- the LOC130992564 gene encoding E3 ubiquitin-protein ligase WAV3-like — MGTGWRRAFCNTLPRDRVAAESDQQRPTRSNPSTPRLRCKSMEKNKIDAMNPKLECKTTNSTPTAHSRIRFSSAPSSPRSPFSILKNTLRLSRNSCGVCMQSVKSGQGTAIYTAECGHAFHFPCIAAHVGKQSALVCPVCAAVWKDVPLLAIHTQQNRQQEEKIVRIDPAAAPLSSPKINRRCDAAVYADDEPLLTPKFNPIRESVVDEGEDEVEEFQGFFVNPVSSSDDACSFNNADSRTVEVTVLPDAAVISQGRTHDTYAVVLKVRAPPPPHVPDAAKRAPIDLVTVLDVSGSMTGAKLDMLKRAMRLVIASLSSADRLSILAFAAAPKRLLPLRRMTPQGQRAARRIIDHLGCSHGSSMAEALREATRVLEERRERNPVASIILLSDGRDDGGAAANDENSQRCASSHSTRFSHVEIPVHSAGFSREPAENAFSKCVSGLLSVVVQDVKIQLGLASGSDPAEIMAVYSCNERPSVLGSSCIRLGDLYAEEEKELLMEIRVPASRVGYGSHHVLSVKCCYKEPATQELIFGKDEALLVPRPQSVRSGLPRIERLRNVFITSRAVAESRRLIEHNELSSAMQLLSSARALLLQTTSDLAGEYVRGLEAELAELQWRRHHQQQVALRRRRSSEEREIGLFVDENGEPLTPTSAWRAAEKLAKAAQVKKSFNRVSDLHGFENARF; from the exons ATGGGTACAGGTTGGAGAAGAGCATTTTGCAACACTCTCCCGAGAGACAGGGTCGCGGCGGAGTCGGATCAGCAGAGACCCACCAGAAGCAATCCTTCCACTCCTCGCTTGCGTTGCAAGAGTATGGAGAAGAACAAGATTGATGCGATGAATCCCAAGCTGGAATGCAAAACTACCAACTCCACGCCCACAGCTCATTCCAGAATCCGCTTCAGCTCGGCGCCGTCTTCTCCCAGATCCCCTTTCTCTATCCTCAAAAACACGCTGCGCCTATCCAGA AACAGTTGTGGAGTGTGTATGCAGAGCGTCAAGAGCGGGCAAGGAACTGCAATCTACACGGCGGAGTGCGGCCACGCCTTCCACTTCCCCTGCATCGCCGCCCACGTCGGGAAGCAGAGCGCGCTCGTCTGCCCCGTCTGCGCCGCCGTCTGGAAGGATGTCCCTCTGCTCGCCATCCACACGCAACAAAACCGCCAACAAGAGGAGAAGATTGTCCGAATCGATCCCGCCGCCGCCCCTCTCTCTAGCCCTAAAATCAACAGAAGGTGCGACGCGGCGGTTTACGCCGACGATGAGCCCTTGCTCACGCCCAAATTCAATCCTATTCGGGAGTCTGTGGTGGATGAAGGGGAGGATGAGGTTGAGGAGTTTCAAGGGTTCTTCGTCAATCCCGTTTCCAGCAGCGACGACGCTTGCTCCTTCAACAACGCCGATTCCAGAACGGTGGAGGTCACCGTCCTCCCCGACGCCGCCGTCATCTCCCAGGGCCGCACGCATGATACCTACGCCGTTGTTTTGAAGGTCAGAGCGCCGCCTCCACCGCACGTCCCCGACGCCGCGAAGCGCGCGCCGATCGACCTGGTCACGGTCCTCGACGTCAGCGGCAGCATGACCGGCGCCAAGCTGGATATGCTCAAGCGAGCCATGCGCCTCGTCATCGCCTCTCTCAGCTCGGCTGACCGCCTCTCCATCCTGGCGTTCGCCGCCGCCCCGAAGCGGCTGCTGCCTCTGCGGCGGATGACGCCTCAGGGCCAGCGAGCGGCGCGGAGGATCATCGATCACCTCGGCTGCAGCCACGGCTCCAGCATGGCGGAGGCTCTCAGGGAAGCCACTCGCGTGCTCGAGGAGCGGCGCGAGAGGAACCCCGTAGCGAGCATTATACTACTATCCGACGGCCGCGATGACGGAGGCGCTGCCGCCAACGACGAGAACAGCCAACGCTGCGCTTCGTCTCACTCAACTCGTTTCTCGCACGTGGAAATACCGGTGCATTCAGCCGGCTTCAGCCGCGAGCCGGCGGAGAACGCCTTCTCGAAATGCGTATCCGGCTTATTGAGCGTTGTGGTTCAAGATGTGAAAATCCAACTCGGGCTGGCGTCCGGGTCGGATCCGGCTGAGATTATGGCGGTTTATTCATGCAATGAGCGGCCATCGGTTCTCGGGTCGAGCTGCATCCGCCTGGGCGATCTGTACgcggaggaggagaaggaaTTACTCATGGAAATCCGGGTCCCGGCATCCCGGGTCGGGTACGGGTCGCACCACGTGCTTTCGGTTAAATGCTGTTACAAGGAGCCGGCCACGCAGGAGCTGATCTTCGGCAAGGATGAGGCGCTGCTGGTGCCGAGGCCCCAATCCGTCCGATCCGGATTGCCGAGGATCGAACGGCTGAGGAATGTCTTCATCACCAGCCGAGCCGTGGCCGAGTCGCGGCGGCTGATCGAGCACAACGAGCTGTCCAGCGCCATGCAGCTGCTGTCCTCGGCTCGAGCGCTGCTGCTGCAGACGACTTCGGATTTGGCCGGAGAATATGTGAGGGGGTTGGAGGCGGAGCTGGCGGAGTTGCAGTGGAGGAGACACCACCAGCAGCAAGTGGcgctgcggcggcggcggagcagtgaggagagagaaattggaTTGTTTGTTGATGAGAATGGAGAGCCGCTGACGCCGACGTCGGCTTGGAGAGCCGCTGAGAAGCTGGCTAAAGCGGCTCAGGTTAAGAAATCTTTTAACAGAGTCAGCGATTTGCACGGCTTTGAAAATGCTAGATTTTAG